A stretch of the Desulfobacter sp. genome encodes the following:
- a CDS encoding ABC transporter substrate-binding protein: MRLYLILLCVLAACLLSGCQEQPGQTDQINQNLAQAVDLKPLIYSPLPENIHWLTNNTDPVFSSEKAKKGGMVRAALLSFPMTFRVVGPDSNGGFRSAILDNQLSLINRHPNTGNIIPELATHWAFDDDKKTMYFKLDPDARWSDGVKVTARDYLFTLKFMRSEHIIAPWYNDYYTREIEKVIVYDDYTIGVKSTKAVPNPYLKLGISPTPEHYYKRLDHEFTTRYNWAVVPNTGAYQIHEFKKGRFIRFKRKQNFWAKDKRYFKHRFNVDMVQYTVIRDFNFQWKFFKKARLDAFGMTLPKFWHVKSKTPVIEKGYVERIWFFNDQEHPSRGLWLNQDQPIFKDQRLCYAFAHAMNVEKVIKQVLRSDYFRLPQAFYGYGRYTDYSIRPREYDIDKVDRLMRDAGWHRGHDGIWVKDKLRFSVKVTYSYDEHMARLVVLKEDALKAGIELRLEKLDPSAMFKKFLEKKHEVAWMGWSTSLRPSYWQGWHSDNAHKPQTNNITNTDDPQLDSLIDQYRDSLDEEERIRLSLAIQNKIHKIGAYVPTFMIPYVRLAYWRWMKLPEFHGTRMSDDLFNPFSSTIGGLFWIDDKVRKQTLAAMKADKSFLPVLIVDKQYKREDKKNEPGK; encoded by the coding sequence ATGCGTTTATACCTCATTTTGTTGTGTGTTTTGGCCGCCTGTCTCTTGTCCGGGTGCCAGGAACAGCCCGGTCAAACTGATCAAATTAATCAAAATTTAGCCCAGGCGGTTGATCTAAAGCCTTTAATCTACAGCCCTTTGCCTGAAAATATTCATTGGCTGACCAATAATACAGATCCTGTATTTTCATCTGAAAAGGCCAAAAAAGGAGGGATGGTCAGAGCCGCCCTGCTCAGTTTTCCCATGACCTTCAGGGTGGTGGGCCCGGATTCCAACGGCGGGTTTAGAAGTGCCATTCTTGACAATCAGCTTTCGTTGATCAACCGCCATCCCAATACCGGCAATATTATTCCCGAACTTGCCACCCACTGGGCCTTTGATGATGATAAAAAAACCATGTATTTCAAGCTTGACCCTGATGCCCGATGGTCGGACGGGGTCAAGGTCACTGCCAGGGACTATCTGTTCACCCTTAAATTTATGCGTTCGGAACATATTATTGCTCCCTGGTATAATGATTATTACACCCGGGAGATAGAAAAGGTCATTGTGTACGATGACTATACCATAGGGGTGAAAAGCACAAAAGCCGTGCCCAACCCCTATCTTAAGCTGGGAATCAGCCCCACGCCCGAACATTACTATAAGAGACTTGATCATGAGTTTACCACCCGATACAACTGGGCCGTGGTACCCAATACAGGGGCATATCAAATTCATGAGTTTAAAAAAGGGCGGTTTATCCGGTTTAAGCGCAAACAAAATTTCTGGGCCAAGGATAAACGCTATTTTAAACACAGGTTTAACGTGGACATGGTCCAGTACACGGTGATTCGGGATTTTAATTTTCAATGGAAATTTTTTAAAAAAGCACGGCTGGATGCCTTTGGAATGACCCTGCCCAAGTTCTGGCATGTAAAATCCAAAACCCCGGTGATCGAAAAGGGATATGTTGAACGGATCTGGTTTTTCAATGACCAGGAGCATCCCTCCAGGGGCTTGTGGCTAAACCAAGACCAGCCCATATTCAAAGATCAAAGGCTTTGTTATGCCTTTGCCCATGCCATGAATGTTGAAAAAGTCATCAAACAGGTGTTGAGATCTGATTATTTCAGGCTGCCCCAGGCCTTCTACGGATATGGACGATATACCGATTATTCCATCCGCCCAAGAGAGTATGACATTGACAAAGTAGACCGCTTGATGAGGGATGCTGGGTGGCACAGGGGGCATGACGGGATCTGGGTTAAAGACAAGTTACGGTTTTCAGTCAAGGTGACCTATTCCTATGATGAGCATATGGCAAGACTTGTAGTTCTCAAAGAAGATGCACTTAAAGCAGGGATTGAACTCCGGCTTGAAAAGCTTGACCCCTCTGCCATGTTTAAAAAATTTCTTGAAAAAAAACATGAGGTGGCATGGATGGGCTGGAGCACCAGTTTAAGGCCTTCCTATTGGCAGGGGTGGCATTCTGATAATGCCCATAAACCCCAGACCAATAATATTACCAATACCGATGATCCCCAACTTGATTCTTTGATTGACCAGTACCGGGACAGTCTGGACGAAGAAGAACGGATTCGCCTTTCTTTGGCCATCCAAAATAAAATTCACAAGATCGGTGCCTATGTGCCCACCTTTATGATCCCCTATGTCAGACTTGCCTATTGGCGGTGGATGAAATTGCCGGAGTTTCACGGCACCCGCATGTCAGACGACCTTTTTAACCCGTTTTCATCCACCATCGGCGGGTTGTTTTGGATTGATGACAAGGTCAGAAAACAGACCCTGGCAGCCATGAAGGCGGATAAATCATTTTTGCCTGTGCTGATTGTGGACAAGCAGTACAAAAGAGAGGATAAAAAAAATGAACCAGGCAAATGA
- a CDS encoding PilZ domain-containing protein, with protein MFWKKTKAPGNAVSSIDQTDQRASFRYVFSGNTQLAIKFKGREVNLTDISAGGLGFSNPGAKQYDSDKISLILNMPNFTGDPALNVQIRILHISANQICHCIFENCTVQEYEVIHKFVLEMQKQDLKKR; from the coding sequence TTGTTCTGGAAAAAAACCAAAGCACCTGGTAATGCGGTCTCCTCTATTGACCAGACAGATCAACGCGCCTCATTTCGGTATGTGTTTTCAGGCAATACCCAATTGGCAATCAAATTTAAAGGCAGAGAGGTCAACCTTACAGACATCAGTGCGGGAGGGCTTGGGTTTTCAAATCCAGGAGCCAAACAATACGATTCAGATAAAATTTCTTTAATCCTGAACATGCCGAACTTTACAGGAGATCCCGCCCTGAATGTTCAGATCAGAATTTTGCATATTTCTGCGAATCAGATCTGCCACTGCATCTTTGAAAACTGCACGGTCCAAGAGTATGAAGTCATACACAAATTCGTTCTTGAAATGCAAAAACAGGACTTAAAAAAACGGTGA
- a CDS encoding ABC transporter ATP-binding protein, whose amino-acid sequence MNQANEPILKVEDLVVSFGSDQGDLRAVDHVSFSLKKGQVLGIAGESGCGKSVTALSIVRLLPKPAAMILNGRILYQENDLLALPIEKMHNIRGRKISMIFQEPMTALNPVHSIGRQMIEVYELHFSTMSSAQMVLASVQMLEQVGIPDPEQVMGKYPHQLSGGMRQRVMIAMALACEPDILIADEPTTALDVTVQAQIMDLIIGLKEKIKMSVILITHDLGVIAENCDDVVVMYAGQIAEIAGVGQLFKDPCHPYTQGLLASIPSRAKVAKKHLPTIAGNVPPLSKMPKGCRFSDRCPLKKEICLVQTPNLGSVGKDRSAACHLLT is encoded by the coding sequence ATGAACCAGGCAAATGAGCCCATTTTAAAGGTGGAGGATCTGGTGGTTTCCTTTGGTTCGGATCAGGGAGATCTTAGGGCGGTTGACCATGTCAGTTTTAGCCTTAAAAAGGGGCAGGTCCTCGGGATTGCCGGTGAATCCGGATGCGGAAAAAGTGTGACCGCCCTGAGCATTGTTCGGTTGCTGCCAAAACCGGCAGCCATGATCCTCAACGGACGTATCCTTTACCAGGAAAATGATCTTCTGGCCCTTCCCATTGAAAAAATGCACAACATCCGGGGCAGAAAAATTTCAATGATTTTTCAAGAACCCATGACGGCATTAAACCCTGTTCATTCCATAGGCCGGCAGATGATTGAAGTGTATGAACTGCATTTTTCCACCATGTCATCGGCCCAAATGGTGTTGGCTTCGGTTCAAATGCTTGAGCAGGTCGGCATCCCGGATCCTGAACAGGTCATGGGTAAATATCCCCATCAACTATCCGGAGGTATGCGTCAGCGGGTGATGATTGCCATGGCCCTTGCCTGTGAACCCGATATTCTGATTGCCGATGAACCCACCACAGCCCTTGATGTCACCGTACAGGCTCAGATTATGGATTTGATCATCGGGCTCAAGGAAAAAATAAAGATGTCCGTGATATTGATCACCCATGATCTCGGGGTTATTGCAGAAAATTGTGATGATGTGGTGGTCATGTATGCAGGACAGATTGCTGAAATCGCCGGTGTCGGTCAATTATTTAAAGATCCGTGTCATCCATATACCCAAGGACTGCTTGCCTCAATTCCATCACGGGCGAAGGTCGCGAAAAAGCATCTGCCCACCATTGCCGGCAATGTGCCCCCTTTGTCCAAGATGCCTAAAGGGTGCCGATTTTCAGACCGTTGTCCCCTTAAAAAAGAGATTTGTCTTGTACAAACGCCCAACCTAGGTTCAGTTGGTAAAGACCGTTCAGCCGCCTGCCATTTGCTGACCTGA
- a CDS encoding IS4 family transposase: protein MTHISVPKKQLRSLNFDNFRCPLIKSLSKAPELQSRGDRPLKMTFEDQINALVYFHLQEHKSARHLIQDLKENVFAKENIAPDGGISRSSFCEAINHRGLEQLQFIFEDLYKQALECHPGEHAELGELVSIDGSLINAVLSMHWANYRKGSKKAKVHCGFDINHGIPNKIFLTEGNGAERTFVPKILSKGQTGVMDRGYQSHKEFDLLQEQGKHFVCRIKTRTTRTIIDNHETPSDSYIFYDALVKLGTPNQNQTKRPVRVVGYKIAGVKYYVATDRHDLTAEQIATIYKLRWTIEDFFKWWKEHLKVYHLIARSEYGLMVQILGGLITYLLLAIHCQKQFNEKVTIKRVRQLRTAILNDLFGCEEQGSHSSNRDNIVKDQKIIEQAKT from the coding sequence ATGACGCACATCTCAGTCCCTAAAAAACAACTACGGTCTCTGAACTTTGACAATTTCAGGTGCCCTCTGATAAAGTCACTTTCAAAAGCACCGGAATTACAATCTCGAGGAGATCGCCCTTTAAAAATGACATTCGAAGACCAGATAAATGCTTTGGTTTATTTCCATCTTCAGGAGCACAAGTCTGCCCGACATTTAATTCAGGATCTCAAGGAGAATGTTTTTGCTAAAGAAAATATTGCGCCAGACGGTGGTATCAGCCGTAGTAGTTTCTGTGAAGCCATCAATCACAGGGGACTCGAACAACTGCAATTTATCTTTGAGGATCTTTATAAACAGGCTCTTGAGTGTCATCCGGGTGAACACGCCGAGTTAGGAGAGTTGGTTTCCATTGACGGTAGTCTCATAAATGCAGTCCTTTCAATGCACTGGGCGAACTACAGAAAAGGAAGTAAAAAAGCCAAAGTACATTGCGGATTTGACATTAATCACGGAATCCCAAACAAAATCTTTTTGACTGAAGGCAACGGCGCTGAACGCACTTTTGTTCCCAAAATACTTTCCAAGGGGCAAACAGGTGTTATGGATCGTGGATATCAATCCCATAAAGAATTTGACCTGCTTCAGGAGCAAGGCAAACATTTTGTCTGCCGTATAAAAACCAGGACAACAAGAACAATTATTGATAACCACGAGACCCCTTCCGACAGCTACATTTTTTATGATGCACTGGTTAAACTTGGTACTCCGAATCAAAACCAGACGAAAAGGCCTGTTCGGGTTGTTGGCTATAAAATTGCTGGCGTCAAATACTATGTGGCAACTGACAGGCATGATTTAACAGCGGAACAAATAGCAACAATTTATAAACTCCGGTGGACCATTGAGGATTTTTTCAAATGGTGGAAAGAACATCTGAAGGTATATCATCTCATTGCCCGCAGTGAATACGGCCTTATGGTTCAGATTCTTGGCGGCCTTATCACTTACCTGTTACTGGCAATCCATTGCCAAAAACAGTTTAATGAAAAGGTCACGATCAAAAGAGTTCGGCAGCTGCGAACCGCCATTCTAAATGACCTGTTTGGCTGCGAGGAGCAGGGCTCTCATAGTTCAAACAGGGACAATATTGTCAAAGATCAAAAAATTATTGAGCAAGCAAAAACCTAA
- a CDS encoding MotA/TolQ/ExbB proton channel family protein — protein MDLASFVGIISGLSLIISAIFLGGDSYNFINIPGLMIVFGGTLATTLITFQFRDVYAAFKAAYFVFSKDKEDPNQAVATMIKLSRISRRQGLLHLASVKTRSLFLKKACGLLADGSSEEVIRAALTTEIQSLQMRHFIVQDVFRKMGIYAPAFGMLGTLIGLVQMLSHLQDPSHIGPAMATALLTTFYGSFLSTLFFLPVAGKLRSRTVIEIMNLEIIREGAISILNNNNPVIIYETLSSFISSRLRQPLDQMNLKD, from the coding sequence ATGGATTTAGCTTCTTTTGTTGGCATTATTTCAGGACTTTCACTCATTATTTCCGCTATTTTTCTGGGCGGGGACTCTTATAATTTTATTAATATTCCAGGCCTGATGATCGTATTCGGAGGGACCTTGGCCACCACCTTGATCACCTTTCAGTTTAGAGATGTATATGCGGCATTCAAGGCGGCCTATTTTGTCTTTTCCAAGGACAAGGAAGATCCCAATCAGGCTGTTGCCACCATGATTAAACTCAGTCGGATCAGCCGGCGGCAGGGACTTTTACATTTGGCCAGTGTCAAAACCAGGTCTTTGTTTCTCAAAAAAGCCTGCGGCCTTCTGGCAGACGGATCTTCCGAAGAGGTGATCCGGGCGGCCTTGACCACGGAAATCCAATCCTTGCAGATGAGGCATTTTATTGTTCAGGATGTTTTTCGGAAAATGGGAATTTATGCCCCGGCATTCGGCATGCTCGGCACCCTTATCGGCCTGGTTCAAATGCTCTCCCACCTTCAGGATCCGTCCCATATCGGGCCGGCCATGGCAACCGCCCTTTTGACCACCTTTTACGGCTCTTTTTTATCCACCCTTTTTTTTCTGCCCGTGGCAGGCAAACTTCGGTCCAGAACCGTCATTGAAATCATGAACCTTGAAATCATACGGGAAGGTGCTATTTCAATTTTGAACAACAATAATCCGGTGATTATTTATGAAACATTATCCAGTTTTATATCCTCACGTCTTCGCCAGCCCCTGGACCAGATGAATCTAAAGGACTAA
- a CDS encoding FAD-dependent oxidoreductase, giving the protein MEKNQSVIVIGGGVIGLACAHYLMKQGARVTIIEKNTAGSGSSHGNCGLLYFTDVIPLCAPGAVSHEIYRTLLGTSPLYIKPGMDIERMLWLVKFALNCRIGHMNQAATAKYELLKYSSKLFTALLKNKNFPCDFEQKGILSVFKEEKNLESFEKTNNFLQKFNLGYKRLGKKDTLDLEPALSPEIAGAWYSDQDHHLRPEHFVRSWKTMLVNQGLTLIEECEVIDICINKRSIRHVSTSRGNLFADAFVLAAGAWSPLIASSLNLTLPVQPGKGYSITMERPDPCPNIPCMLCEKNMVVTPWKTGYRLGGTMEFSGYSDHLNSKRLKKLIQGAKEYMSAPCGHPIIKEWTGLRPMTYDDMPIIGRSPFQDNLVIATGHGMLGLTLATGTGKLVSDMIFEKKTQIDTEPYLPGRF; this is encoded by the coding sequence ATGGAAAAGAACCAGTCCGTAATCGTTATCGGCGGGGGAGTGATCGGTCTTGCCTGTGCCCACTACCTTATGAAACAAGGTGCCCGGGTGACAATCATTGAAAAAAACACGGCAGGGTCGGGTTCTTCCCACGGCAACTGCGGGTTGCTCTACTTTACAGATGTCATCCCCTTGTGCGCACCAGGCGCTGTCAGCCATGAGATATACAGAACACTTTTGGGCACCTCTCCTTTGTATATTAAGCCCGGGATGGATATTGAACGGATGCTCTGGCTGGTCAAGTTTGCCTTAAACTGCAGGATCGGTCATATGAATCAAGCGGCCACAGCCAAATATGAGCTTTTAAAATATTCATCAAAATTGTTTACAGCTCTTTTAAAAAACAAGAATTTCCCATGCGATTTTGAACAAAAGGGTATTTTATCTGTGTTTAAAGAGGAAAAGAATCTTGAATCCTTTGAAAAAACAAATAATTTTCTCCAAAAATTCAACCTTGGGTATAAACGGCTTGGCAAAAAAGACACCCTTGATTTGGAGCCTGCATTATCCCCTGAAATTGCAGGCGCATGGTATAGTGACCAGGATCATCACTTAAGACCCGAACACTTTGTCAGATCATGGAAAACCATGCTGGTTAACCAGGGATTGACCCTAATAGAAGAGTGTGAGGTCATTGATATTTGCATAAACAAAAGATCAATCAGACATGTGAGCACTTCAAGGGGAAATCTTTTTGCCGATGCCTTTGTACTTGCCGCCGGTGCCTGGAGCCCGTTAATTGCCAGCAGTTTGAATTTAACCCTGCCGGTGCAGCCTGGAAAAGGATACAGTATCACCATGGAGCGGCCGGATCCATGTCCCAATATCCCCTGCATGCTCTGTGAAAAAAATATGGTGGTCACGCCCTGGAAAACCGGATACCGCCTTGGGGGCACCATGGAATTTTCCGGCTATTCAGATCATTTAAATTCCAAACGCCTAAAAAAACTCATACAAGGGGCAAAAGAATATATGAGTGCTCCTTGCGGCCACCCCATAATTAAAGAATGGACAGGCCTTCGCCCCATGACCTATGATGACATGCCAATCATCGGCAGATCTCCTTTTCAGGACAATCTGGTGATCGCAACAGGCCATGGCATGCTCGGTCTGACCCTGGCCACCGGTACAGGAAAGTTGGTTTCAGATATGATCTTTGAAAAAAAGACGCAGATCGACACAGAACCTTATTTGCCTGGCCGGTTTTAA
- a CDS encoding cold-shock protein has protein sequence MANGIVKWFNDAKGYGFIEQEEGPDVFVHHTGINATGFKSLNEGDRVTFDVEDGQKGPAAVNVTVL, from the coding sequence ATGGCAAATGGGATCGTAAAATGGTTTAATGATGCAAAGGGTTATGGATTTATTGAGCAGGAAGAAGGACCTGACGTATTTGTCCACCATACCGGCATCAATGCAACTGGTTTCAAATCCCTGAATGAGGGAGATCGGGTCACATTTGATGTAGAAGACGGACAGAAAGGGCCCGCAGCGGTTAATGTAACAGTTCTCTAG
- a CDS encoding OmpA family protein, with the protein MKDTGYNNPYIVEENDAGWLVTYADLMTLLMVFFVLLYSLASFEKERYKTTVTSLTAAVQTQSEMEGIMKFLGKPDGFDQKIRIDEITGLRNRDTALYRSMDRLVKNAAQKESLSLEASSGKLIITVSGEALFASGSARLNSQALPAMDEMINLLKKYTEYNINIKGHTDNVPIATKAFPSNWELSAIRATTVLKHLIAKGISAQRLTATGYGQLIPLAANTTEENRAKNRRVEFVLEKNQSTW; encoded by the coding sequence ATGAAAGATACCGGGTATAACAATCCTTATATTGTTGAAGAAAATGATGCCGGATGGCTTGTCACCTATGCCGATCTCATGACCCTGCTCATGGTCTTTTTTGTACTGCTCTACTCATTGGCCTCCTTTGAAAAAGAGCGGTATAAAACAACGGTCACCTCATTGACAGCAGCGGTGCAGACTCAATCAGAAATGGAAGGAATAATGAAATTTCTTGGCAAACCAGACGGGTTTGACCAAAAAATCCGCATAGATGAGATCACCGGCCTTCGCAACCGGGACACGGCATTATATCGCTCCATGGACCGTTTGGTTAAAAATGCCGCTCAAAAAGAGAGCTTATCTCTGGAGGCAAGTTCTGGTAAATTAATCATTACCGTTTCAGGGGAAGCCTTGTTTGCTTCGGGCTCAGCCAGACTAAATTCCCAGGCCCTGCCCGCCATGGATGAGATGATCAATCTGCTTAAAAAATACACCGAGTATAATATTAATATCAAAGGCCATACCGATAATGTGCCCATTGCCACCAAAGCCTTTCCCTCCAACTGGGAGCTGTCGGCCATCCGGGCCACTACGGTATTAAAACATTTGATTGCCAAGGGAATCAGTGCCCAGCGCCTTACGGCAACCGGATATGGGCAGCTTATTCCCCTGGCTGCCAACACCACAGAAGAGAACCGGGCTAAAAACAGGAGGGTTGAATTTGTTCTGGAAAAAAACCAAAGCACCTGGTAA
- a CDS encoding ISAs1 family transposase, with the protein MNEKKSLETFFDNIQDPRHHNKLHNLIDVVIIAICAVVAGADTYEQIENFGKKRKRWLSKFLSLPHGIPSHDTFGRIFERMNPNEFQSSFMHWVQSVAKMTKGQVIAIDGKTLRRSHDTSNDKKAIHMISAWASSNKVVLGQLKTEEKSNEITAIPNLLKLLDISGCIITIDAMGTQKKIAETIINKGCDYVLALKENHKTLHDEAVLFFNKMEEMKNQGYQFNEQTSVDGGHGRVETRRAVITSDIDWFEDKKSWKGLKSIGMIESTREMDGQISHEKRYYISSLDSDPNIFGNAVRRHWGIENSVHWVLDIAFREDESRVRKGNSPENFAAIRHIALNLLRNNKTFKGSVKTKRLNAAMDIKYLEEVMFG; encoded by the coding sequence ATGAACGAAAAAAAATCTCTTGAAACTTTTTTTGACAATATTCAGGACCCCAGACACCACAATAAGCTTCATAATTTAATTGATGTCGTCATCATCGCAATTTGTGCGGTAGTTGCTGGCGCAGACACTTATGAGCAAATTGAAAACTTTGGCAAAAAGAGAAAAAGGTGGTTGTCAAAATTTCTAAGCCTTCCCCATGGGATACCCTCCCATGACACCTTTGGCAGAATTTTTGAAAGGATGAACCCGAATGAATTTCAGAGCAGTTTTATGCACTGGGTTCAGTCGGTTGCAAAGATGACCAAAGGTCAAGTCATTGCAATCGACGGCAAAACTCTAAGGCGTTCACACGATACCTCCAATGATAAGAAAGCCATTCATATGATCAGTGCGTGGGCTTCGTCTAATAAAGTGGTTTTAGGGCAATTAAAAACCGAAGAAAAATCAAATGAAATTACGGCCATTCCAAATCTTTTAAAACTTTTAGATATCTCGGGCTGCATTATAACCATTGATGCCATGGGCACTCAAAAGAAAATCGCTGAAACCATAATAAACAAAGGGTGTGACTATGTCCTTGCCCTGAAAGAAAATCATAAAACCTTGCATGATGAAGCGGTACTTTTTTTCAATAAAATGGAAGAAATGAAAAATCAGGGGTACCAGTTTAATGAACAGACCAGTGTTGACGGAGGGCACGGTCGAGTCGAAACGCGCAGGGCTGTGATAACCTCTGATATTGATTGGTTTGAAGATAAAAAAAGTTGGAAAGGTTTGAAAAGTATTGGAATGATTGAATCCACCCGGGAAATGGACGGCCAGATCAGTCATGAAAAGCGATATTATATATCGAGCCTGGATAGCGACCCCAATATTTTTGGTAATGCTGTCAGGAGGCATTGGGGAATTGAAAATTCAGTGCATTGGGTATTGGATATTGCGTTCCGTGAAGACGAAAGCAGAGTCAGAAAGGGGAACTCTCCTGAGAATTTTGCAGCGATTCGGCACATTGCATTAAATTTATTACGGAACAATAAGACATTTAAAGGGAGTGTAAAAACCAAAAGGTTGAATGCTGCTATGGATATCAAATATCTGGAGGAAGTTATGTTTGGATGA
- a CDS encoding ABC transporter ATP-binding protein yields the protein MQILEIKGLKKYFPVTSGVFLRAKGNIHAVDGVSFSVSKGETLGIVGESGCGKTTLGRCIMGLYPLTQGKITLDNISLAQMSSSERKTFSTRVQMIFQDPFESLDPRQTVRQILEEKYLIHGQKGSNVSTQVQALLDQVGLGSEALEKYPHEFSGGQRQRIGIARAVSMTPEIIVCDEPVSALDVSVQSKILNLLLDLQKNLKLTYLFISHDLSVVRHMSDRILVMYLGKIMEIADAHTLYTSPSHPYTRALLESIPVPDPEIRTQKVPLKGEIPSVEHPPQGCRFNTRCPKAFDLCFEQEPELVTDLDNPDHKAACHLFTP from the coding sequence ATGCAGATTCTGGAAATCAAGGGGTTAAAAAAATATTTTCCCGTCACCAGCGGGGTCTTTTTGCGTGCCAAAGGCAATATACATGCAGTGGACGGGGTGTCTTTTAGTGTCTCAAAGGGAGAAACCCTTGGTATTGTCGGGGAATCGGGTTGCGGAAAGACCACCTTGGGTCGGTGTATCATGGGGCTGTACCCTCTGACCCAAGGCAAGATTACATTGGACAACATTTCTCTGGCCCAGATGAGTTCATCCGAGCGCAAGACCTTTTCCACCCGTGTACAGATGATATTTCAAGATCCGTTTGAATCTCTGGATCCAAGGCAGACCGTAAGACAGATACTTGAAGAAAAATATCTTATTCACGGCCAGAAAGGATCCAATGTTTCAACTCAGGTCCAAGCATTGCTCGATCAGGTCGGACTCGGATCCGAGGCCCTTGAAAAGTATCCCCATGAATTTTCCGGGGGCCAGCGCCAGCGGATTGGAATTGCCAGGGCGGTCAGCATGACCCCTGAAATCATTGTATGCGATGAACCCGTATCCGCACTTGACGTATCTGTTCAGTCCAAGATTTTGAATCTGCTGCTTGACCTTCAAAAAAATTTAAAATTAACCTATCTGTTTATCTCCCATGACCTCTCTGTGGTCAGGCACATGTCCGACCGGATTTTGGTCATGTATCTTGGCAAGATCATGGAAATTGCAGATGCCCATACCCTGTATACCTCTCCGTCCCATCCATATACCCGGGCACTGCTGGAGTCCATTCCGGTTCCCGATCCTGAAATCAGAACCCAAAAGGTGCCCTTAAAAGGGGAAATCCCTTCGGTCGAACATCCGCCCCAAGGCTGCCGGTTTAATACCCGGTGTCCCAAGGCCTTTGACCTATGTTTTGAACAAGAGCCCGAACTTGTCACTGATCTGGATAATCCTGACCATAAAGCGGCCTGCCACTTGTTTACCCCCTGA
- a CDS encoding lactate utilization protein encodes MKNPVDHYWQLKLEAVKEGLENNHFEVHIAQSAKAAKDLALEKIIPSLKPKSVSWGGSMSFVGTGLFHALVDDPSFEVLNTFDKSLAVEDMLELRRRSLMVDLFITGINAVTEAGYLVNLDMIGNRVAAMIWGPKNVLLIVGRNKICSDLEDAMFRIKNYAAPVNTMNLDKKTPCAKTGICHDCDSPDRICNYWTITEKCFSKGRIKIILVNEDMGF; translated from the coding sequence ATGAAAAACCCTGTTGATCATTATTGGCAACTAAAACTTGAGGCGGTTAAAGAGGGGCTTGAAAATAATCATTTTGAGGTTCATATTGCCCAATCAGCCAAAGCGGCCAAGGATCTGGCCCTTGAAAAGATTATTCCTTCTTTGAAACCGAAAAGCGTGTCATGGGGAGGGTCCATGTCTTTTGTGGGTACCGGGCTTTTTCATGCGCTTGTGGATGACCCGAGCTTTGAGGTCTTAAATACCTTTGACAAAAGTTTGGCCGTCGAGGATATGCTTGAACTTCGGCGGCGCTCCTTGATGGTGGATCTTTTTATCACCGGCATCAATGCTGTCACTGAAGCAGGGTATCTGGTCAATCTGGACATGATCGGCAACCGGGTGGCAGCAATGATCTGGGGGCCTAAAAACGTTTTGTTGATAGTCGGTAGAAATAAAATTTGCAGTGACCTTGAAGATGCCATGTTCAGGATTAAAAATTATGCGGCACCCGTAAATACAATGAATTTGGATAAAAAGACCCCCTGTGCAAAAACAGGGATCTGCCACGATTGTGACAGCCCTGACAGAATATGTAATTATTGGACCATCACAGAAAAATGTTTTTCCAAAGGCCGGATCAAGATTATTCTGGTGAACGAAGATATGGGGTTTTAG